Part of the Caulifigura coniformis genome, TCGCCAAACGCGAGTCAATCGGATTCGGCATGCGGCTCGCATCAGTGATGGACAACGCCAAACGGCGTCGAAACGACAACCCTTCACTCGGAGAAGATGCCATGAAGACCACACTGATTGCCGCGTCCGCCGCACTTGCTGTTGGAATTGCTGTGACTGCGGAAGCTCAAGTTCCCTGCGGCACGGGCTATGGCAACTGGAGCAACTCGACGAGCTACTACCCGACGACGAACTTCGGGTACTCCACCAACTATGGCTACGGCGTGACGCAGCCGTACTCGGGATACTCCAGCTATCCGCAGTATGGCTCAGTTCCTTACGTCCCCACCCAGTACGGCTCGGCGTGGAACAACACGTCCGTCTACCGCGCTCCGACGTCCACCTACGACTCGGTGCATGGTGACTTTCACCGCAACACCAGCTACTCGACGAATCGCTGGAACAATGGTTTCGGCAACTCGTTCTCCCACCATCGCAACTGGTAACAGTCCCCGACATTTCACCAGGAGGACTGAACCTTGAGGGTCTCGAAAGATCGGTGCCGACTGAGGAGCGGGGAACGTACTGCGCATCATATGCTCCGCCGCTACCTCAGCCGACACGCTCCGCAAGGCCACTCTCATTCCGCGTAGGCCAGTAGACGCAGGGCATTCAGCACCACCAGCAATGTCGATCCCTCGTGAAAGACGACCGCGGCCCCCATTGGAAGACCAAAGATCGTTGCAGGCAGTAAAAGGGCGACGACGCCGAGACTGAACCAAAGATTCTGGCGGATGACCCGGCTGGTTTTGCGGCTGAGGCCAACTGCAAACGGGAGGTGAGCGAGATCGTCGGCCATCAATGCTACATCCGCGGTCTCCAACGCCACATCCGACCCCGCGGCCCCCATCGCGACGCCGACGCTCGCACTGGCCATTGCGGGAGCATCATTGACTCCGTCGCCAATCATTGCGACGCCGCCATTGGCTCGTAGTTTTTTGATGGCATCGACCTTACCGTCTGGCATTAGGTCTCCCCAGGCTTCTTCGATCCCAACTGCCTTTGAGACGGCGTCCGCGACTTGCTGATTGTCACCGGACAGCATGATCAGTCGTTTGACGCCCAACTCCCGCAGCCTCGCGATCGTCTGCTGGGCTTTCGCTCGCGGTGTATCCATCAGCCCCAGCACTCCGAGATAACTGCTGCCTGAACGAACCACCATCGTGGTCCGGCCATTCCGTTCGAGTTCGGCGATCTTCGAACGAAGGCCGGAAGGCAGTTTCTCGCCATCGATCTCCGAGAACAAATCGTGCTTGCCGATGTGGACCATCGTTCCGTCGACAACCGCCTGGACTCCTCTGCCCGTGATGCTCTTGAGATCAGTGGCATGTCCAACCTTGGCGTTGCCTAAACGTCTCCGGCCCTCTTCAACAACGGCAGCGGCAAGAGGATGGTCGCTAAGCGACTCGACGGCGACCGCCGTTCGCAAGAGTTGCTCTTCGGATTGTCCATCTGCGGCGACAACGTCAATCAGCCGTGGCTTGCCTTCCGTCAATGTTCCGGTCTTATCGAACGCGATGGCCGTGATGGTTCCGAGGTTCTCCAGCGGCCCTCCGCCTTTCACGAGGACTCCGCCTCGTGCCGCTCGTGCCACACCGCTCAGGACGGCACTCGGTGTCGCGATCGCCAAGGCACAGGGACTGGCGGCGACGAGCACGGCCATCGATCTGTAAAACGAGTCGCGAAAGGGCTCGTCCACTACAACCCACGCGAAGAGCAACACCACTGCCAACGCAATGACTGCCGGGACGAAGTAGCGTTCGAATTGATCCGTGAAGCGCTGCGTCGGCGATTTCTGGGTTTCTGCCTCGTTCACCATCTCGATGACACGGGCCAATGTGCTGTCCGTCGACGCCTTCGTGACCTGCACTTCGAGAGCACCGCTGCCGTTGATCGTGCCGGCGAAGACTCGATGCTCACTGCTGAGCTGGGCGCTGCTGCTCGCAACTGAGTCGGCATCCGGGACCGGCCGTTTGTCAACGGGGACACTCTCCCCCGTGATCGGGGCCTGATTGACGCTACTTTCGCCCTTGGTCACAAACCCATCGGCAGGCACCCGCTCATTCGGCTTGATGATGGCGATGTCGCCGACGACGAGCTGTTCAACCGGCAACTCCTGGATCGTACCGTTCCGCCGAACTATTGCGGTCTGTGGCGCGAGCTCAGCCAGTGCTTCGATCGCTCGGCGAGCGCGCCCCATGGCATAGTGCTCCAAAGCGTGTCCAAGGCTAAACAAAAAGAGGAGGAGTGCCCCTTCTGGCCACTTCCCGAGAACGGCAGCGCCTCCGGCTGCGACGAGCATCAGAAAGTCGATCTCGAACCGACCGTGAATGATGTTTCCGACAGCTTCTCGGACCGTGAAGAATCCTGCCGTGATGAAGGCCCCGATGTAGAAGCTGATTGACACCCATGAAGCGGCGACAAACAGCCCTGCTAGCCATCCGGCCACAAGTAGTGCACCGCTGATACACGTTACGATCAACTCTGTCTGCTCGCCAAACAGGCCGTTGTGATCGTGAGAGTGCTCGCCATCCGCGGCGGAAGGGCTATCGGCCAAATGTTCTGACTTTGTGCGAGGAATCACTTCATTGATGAGCGTCTGAAGGCGAGCGTCGTCCGTTGCGTCGCGGTCGAATTCGATGCGAAGCACACCGGCAGGCGACATGCCGGCTTCGATAACTCCGGGAAGGGCCTGCACGGCTTGCTCGAAGGATCTGGCCTCCCGTGCATGCATGGGAGACGCCGCGACCAAGAGGTGACCGTAACGCTGCGACAACTCGACGCCGGCTCTTTTGATGTACGCTCTAACTTCGCTCAGCGAGATCACATTGGGATCGTAGTGAACGCAAATTGAACTAGATTCGTCTCCTGCATCGTCATCTTTAAGGTGAGTGCTCTCAACGCCGGGCTTGTTCTCAAGGAGTGTCTTCAACCTCGCCAGACACGCATCTTGAGCGTCAGGAACACCGGGCAAGATCAGCCCGATTCCCATGGTGGTCTTCTGCCCCATGATGTTTCCTCGGTTCGCAGCTGATTGGTGAATGGGACCGACTGAGCAAGGGAGGTCTCACCCCTACCAGACTTTCCAGATGGCGGGCAGTAGCCCCTCGCTGTGAAACTCGGCGAGGATGTGACCGGCGCCCAGCAGCAACCAGAAACACACGGCATCAACAATGTTTTTACGCATCACTCTCGGCGGAAATTCATACGTGACGGGTTCCTGATAGTTTGAAAGACGTGGCCAGAACGCAGGTGTGCTTCGTCGGTATTCCTCAAACGCCTTCCCGTGTCGTGCATGGAGGCGTCGCTCCTCGATCGCGATCAACGCCGGGTAATACAGGGCAAAGATCGCACAAAGCGCCAGTGGGAAGCTGAACGTTGACGTGCTGAAACTGACCCCAACTGCAGCCACTGCGCTGAAGAAATACAGCGGATTACGACAGAGAGAGTAGGGGCCACACGTCACAAGGTGAGTCGACTTGCGGCCAGCGATGAAAATCCCAGCCCAAAGTCGCCCCAAGGCTCCGACTGCCGTCATTACGACCGCGGTCGAGAAGAAGCACCAACCCGCGATTGTCTCCACTCCCCACCGGCTGGGGGCGCAGGTGGCCGCGACGAGTGCCACAACTGCAAACGCTGCTGTCACGGCTCGACGACGATGCTCGAAGGGAGTCTTACTTGTGATCGTACGATTCGTGCCCGTCATGAGGCGCATCGGTCCTTACTTGCGACTGGGTGCGTGGTTGCCCATGCACACGGTCGTTCTTTGACGTTGAGAACTCACGCTTAGTAAACAGAAGCCCGGAGCACTCTCGATGCACATCCCTAGCATGAGAGCGCCCCGGACTCGCCGGATCAATGATGGTGACCACCACCATATCCATGGCCTCCATGGCCATAGCCGAACCCACCGTGGTTTCCGTACCCGAAACCGACTCCATGCGAGTAACCGTGGCCATATCCGTGGCCATGCCCCCCGTACGGTGCGGAATACCCGACGACTGGCCCGTAGGCAGGCATTGGATAGCCGTAGCCGTAGCCGACATACGCGGGAGCGGGCGCAACGGCGACGGGTGAGTACCCGTAGCCGCCGTATCCGTATCCACACTGTGCGGAGGCGGTTCCTGTTGCACCAATCAACATTGCGGCGGTCAGAATCATTCTCTGCATCGCTCTCTCCTTTGAGAATTACGCATGCAGGCATCCGTGCCTCAAGTCAACCATCCCTGTGACACATCGCAAACCGCCACGTTGCGATGCGTGTCTTCAGAGGGCTCAAAACGCCGGCAGCGGAGCGAATTCAGGGTGGGCAGACCTAGATGATCCGTCCCGCCGCCGGCATGTCGTCATTTCTTGTGACTATGGTCGTGCTCGTCGTCGTGATGGTGCTCGACCTTTCCGGTGAACTGCTTCCCGGAAACCGTGACGACCAGCTTTGCGCTAGAGTTCTCTTCGTCGAGATGCCCCGCGAGCTCGGCATTGACGATATGGAACTTTGAACTCTTCCCCGCACCATCGGAGGCTTCGGGAGAAGCTGGCAGACGGAACTGCTCCGGCTTCCCTTCATGCGTCACGTTCAGAATCACCTCCGTTGATTCGATGGGGACGGCATTCTTGGCCGAGCCGTCGAGGATATAGATGGTGATTGAACCACCGTCGCCGTGGACGATCTCGGCGTGATACTCCTCATTCCCCAGTTCGACGAGGTCGCCATGGTGCGGCCCTTCGGAAGCGTGAGCATGTCCGTGGTCGTGACCATGATCCTTTTCGCCGGTCGTTGCTGGCGGAGCGGCATTGATTTTGGCTGCGTCTTGCGGCGGGGCCCCGCCGCAACCGGCGAGCGTCAGCGATGCCCAGACGACGGCTGGGCACGCCCAAGCATCTGAGTAAGTGGAAAAACGAAGAGCTCGTCGCATGTGCTGAACTTTCTTGCGGTGATGGGAGTGTTGTTAAAGATCAATTAGTCAGCGTGTTTCGTCTCAAACCCCAACTTCTTCAGCCAGGCCTCACGGGCTTCGGCTACTTCGTGATTCGCCGCTTCCAAATGACGCCAGGACGTCAGGCGGAATTGGACGTCTTGCCGCCCCTGTTTGATTTCGCAGCCAAGTGCTTTCGCCACGCTGACAAATTCTGTGGCTTTTGAGACCGAGTCGAAGGATTGCGTCAGCCATTTCTCCGAGCGATATTCGACCGCTTCGCCGTGAGCTGCATCTTCATGCCCATGGATCGCGTCGAACCCGGCTTTGTCGAACCAAGCTTCCCAGTGGTCGGCGAGTTCGTCGCTCGTGAAGCTGGCCTCCTTCCAGCCTTTCAATGAATACGTGACATCCGTGTGTCCGTCGTGACTTTCAACTTTCACGTCGCACCCGAATTGCCTCACCGCGTCAGCATGGGACTTCGCTTTCGCCGAATCCTCGAATTCCATGGTCTTCGGCTTGGCGAGACGGAAGGCAATTACGTGCTGCTCAGTTGGCTCGGCAGCGTCGCAGGTCGCGAAGTGCATCACGGTCCCGGTCAGTGCGACGATCAACGAGCGACAAAGGGTTCGGGCGATCATTCTGAGTTTCCGTTCTCATGGGGGGCGAGCGGGTCTCGGTTGGGGGCTTCGGCCGGGCCCCGCTCGCCCCAGCCAAAGTCGATTCCATCAGTGAGCGTGTTGTGTCTGGAAGCCGTTCTGATTCAGCCAGTTCTGAAGGGCATGGGCTTGGTCGTGACTGGCGCAGGTCAAGGTGCGGGCCGTGGTGCAGCGGACGGTCAGGTCGAAGTGACCCGCATGCTGCCCTTCCTGGACCTCGCAACCGAGGGCCTTGAACAGAAGGGCGGTTTCCTGCGCCTGGGCCTGATTGTTGAAGTGCTGAGTCCGCCATGCCGGCTGCTGGAACTGGACGGCAATCGAGCCTGCAGCCGGGGCATGGCCGTGACCATGCAACGTCTCGAAGCCGGCCGACTTCAACCACGCTTCCCACTGATCGCAGAGAGCATGCGAGCCCAGCGTCACCGACTTCCATCCTCCGGTTCTTGTCCGAACATCAATGTGTCCGTCGTGCTGATCGACGGCGACCTCGCAGCCCAGCTGACGCAGTTGCTCGGCGTGCTTCTGGGCATCGGCGGGGTTGTTGAAGTGTGACGCTTTCCATTCGACGAGTCGGAACGCGATCGTCTCAGTTCCATTCTGTTGCGCATGGAGGGGCGCGGCGTCTGCGAGAAACGCAGTCGCCAAGAGCAGCGGAAACAGGGCTCGGAGGGTGGTGAAAGTGTTCATGGCATGTGGTCGATGTGATGGCGTTAATGGCGTTCCACATTCGTCGCGGAACCCGTATCAGTCGACCCGGTAGCACCGCCCATGCCGGTAGGTCCTCCATGAGACAAAGACTGCTCCGAAGGAGCGAACTCGCCCACTGAACTTGCCGGAGTGGCAAGCTGCGTTGAGGGAAGGGCCGCTTCTTCATGGGGTTCGATCAGCACAACCTGCTGATCGTCTTCACTGACGACCCGTTGAGCGGCCTTGAGACCGAAGAGCCAGAAGAGGGCCGGGTGGACGAAGAAGTCGAGAAGTGTAGAACTGACAACACCACCCAGGATCACAGTGGCGACAGGGTAAAGGATTTCTTTGCCGGGCTCGCCGGCCGCCAAAACGAGTGGCACCAATCCGATTCCAGCGGTGAGGGCTGTCATCAGCACCGGAGCCAATCGCTCCAGTCCGGCCCGGATGATCATGTGGTGCGTCCACGTCTCGCCTTCGTATTTGACGAGGTGGAGATAGTGGTTCAGCAGTAGGATGCCGTTGCGCGAAGCGATTCCGGCGAGTGAGATGAAACCCACGATGCTGGCGATTGTGAGCGTCTGCCCTGTTAAGACTAGGGCTGCTACGGAGCCGATGAAGGCCATCGGCAACGCGGCCATCACCTGCAGCGACAGGTTGGTCGAGCGGAACATCGTGTAGAGCACGAGGAACACGCCGACCATCGCCACGGCGAACAGGGCCCCAAGGATCCGGCTGGCCGCCTGCTGGCTCTGGAACTGACCGCCATATTCCACGAAGTAGCCGGAGGGCAGCGACGCTGTAATGTTGGCAACGCGTCCTTGAATGTCCTTCACAACGTCGACCACGCCGCGGTCGGCGACGTTGCACTGCAGAACGATCCGGCGGCGGACGTTCTCGCGGTTGATGGTGTTGGGACCGCCGGATTCATAGATGTTGGCAATGGCCTCCAGGGGAATCTTCCGTCCTTCGGGGGTGTCAATCGTCAATCGCCGCAGGCCCTCCAGGTTCTCCCGGTACTGGTTCTGGAAACGGACCAGCAGGT contains:
- a CDS encoding methyltransferase family protein, whose product is MRLMTGTNRTITSKTPFEHRRRAVTAAFAVVALVAATCAPSRWGVETIAGWCFFSTAVVMTAVGALGRLWAGIFIAGRKSTHLVTCGPYSLCRNPLYFFSAVAAVGVSFSTSTFSFPLALCAIFALYYPALIAIEERRLHARHGKAFEEYRRSTPAFWPRLSNYQEPVTYEFPPRVMRKNIVDAVCFWLLLGAGHILAEFHSEGLLPAIWKVW
- a CDS encoding heavy metal translocating P-type ATPase gives rise to the protein MGQKTTMGIGLILPGVPDAQDACLARLKTLLENKPGVESTHLKDDDAGDESSSICVHYDPNVISLSEVRAYIKRAGVELSQRYGHLLVAASPMHAREARSFEQAVQALPGVIEAGMSPAGVLRIEFDRDATDDARLQTLINEVIPRTKSEHLADSPSAADGEHSHDHNGLFGEQTELIVTCISGALLVAGWLAGLFVAASWVSISFYIGAFITAGFFTVREAVGNIIHGRFEIDFLMLVAAGGAAVLGKWPEGALLLFLFSLGHALEHYAMGRARRAIEALAELAPQTAIVRRNGTIQELPVEQLVVGDIAIIKPNERVPADGFVTKGESSVNQAPITGESVPVDKRPVPDADSVASSSAQLSSEHRVFAGTINGSGALEVQVTKASTDSTLARVIEMVNEAETQKSPTQRFTDQFERYFVPAVIALAVVLLFAWVVVDEPFRDSFYRSMAVLVAASPCALAIATPSAVLSGVARAARGGVLVKGGGPLENLGTITAIAFDKTGTLTEGKPRLIDVVAADGQSEEQLLRTAVAVESLSDHPLAAAVVEEGRRRLGNAKVGHATDLKSITGRGVQAVVDGTMVHIGKHDLFSEIDGEKLPSGLRSKIAELERNGRTTMVVRSGSSYLGVLGLMDTPRAKAQQTIARLRELGVKRLIMLSGDNQQVADAVSKAVGIEEAWGDLMPDGKVDAIKKLRANGGVAMIGDGVNDAPAMASASVGVAMGAAGSDVALETADVALMADDLAHLPFAVGLSRKTSRVIRQNLWFSLGVVALLLPATIFGLPMGAAVVFHEGSTLLVVLNALRLLAYAE